DNA from Phragmites australis chromosome 16, lpPhrAust1.1, whole genome shotgun sequence:
ACTTCGACAGTGTAGTTGGAAAAAGGCAAACGAAAAATTAATTTGCTGCATCTCTCTAAGACCAAATGACCTTTCTGGCAACCTAAGAGGAATATTTAATTAAGTTTCTTCTAAAGTTCTAATTCTCTGAGATACGAAATTGGCTGGAACACTCCAATGGTCATTTAAAAGAGATCCTAATAGTTTAGCTCAAGCAGGAAAAATCATGCAACATACCATTGAGTTCCTGCCAAAACCAAGTTTTTTCTCTATGTCTTCCATTTTATAGCAAATGACATAATCACCCTCTCCTGATTTGTGAGAGAATATAAGCAAATCACTAGGGTTTAGGCTACACTTCATTAGCATGACTAAAATCAAATGGAGCAATAAGTCTCACAAAATATTTGTACCTATAAAAACATCTCTATAAACTGTCCTTGCGCCAAAAAGGAATGAATCAGAATCTGATGTAAAACAGCCATCCTGAAATAGCATAAACAGTACATAAGAAACATGTATATTATATAATGTTTGTCTGGTTAGGATCGTGCCACGGTATTGTACTTACACACAAGGAGGCCAAATTGAGCAATGAGCACTGTGCTTCCGCTTCTTCCACTCTGTTAAGGAACACAAGGTTAAACAAAGACCCAGAGTCGTTATCGACAATTGTAAAATTCACTAGTCACCATCGatatatttttcatatgcaGTGATGTGTTCATGCCATTATCAGTATAAGACAAATTAATTGCAAACATTTAACCAGTCAACAGAGATTGATTGGAGCAGAAAGAAGTGCCCATCCAGGCAAGGGATGCCCAGAGCCATCCCGAGATGCTTGGCCTCTTTAATCATGCTTGAGAACTCCGAGCTCTTGTTCCGGCGTAATGAAGTCAATGGTTGTGAGTTTGCCTCCTCTCGAGCAGCCTGGAGTGAATTCAGAAATTGAAATTGAATAACTGGGGTTGAGAAAGCCTGGAGAAAAGCAGCACTGACCTCAGCAGTTGATCCCAGACGGCGCCTGTAAGTAGCCAATTTGACTGAAGGTATTGCGCCATCTGAAAAATAAAGAGCAAGAAAGAACAAACCTGAGGCTCTTGTAATGAAAATGAAACACGGGCATAGTCATGTCaggccaaaaaaaagaaagaaagatgacATTTTTGTGCGGATGCCCTGAAATGCAGTTAATATACAAGAATCGGGCAAGCGTGGCAGGTCACCTGTGACGAAGATGAGGCTGCAGTTGAGGGCGAGGAGGGCGCGGATGCGGTGGAAGAGGTTCTTGAGGTAGACCTTGTCCTTCAGGAAGGCCGGGGAGCGGTTGGCACTGCAGAGCTGCACAAGCCAGCAGGAAAGGTCCACGCACACCTTCTTGTTCCTGGGGGCAAGAAATCAGCGGGCGAATCGGAGGTAGAAGCGGTCACCGGAGTGGGAGAAGAAGGCTATGCAAGAGTAGTGGGGGCGGATCCAAATGATGAAATGAAACGGCTGCCTCGTCTGGTCGATACGCATCCACTGGAATACGCTTTCATTCTGTCATTGCCTTGAAGAAAAATAGGACGGCAGCCGGCAGCAGCAGATGCAGAGCACTATTATCATGTACAGTACTACATACAGAGCAGACTGCGTAGAACCATTTATTACGACTCACTCACTCATGTAGAACCCAGGAATGGATGGATGGTTTAAACTTTAAATCGGGGCTTGGGAATAAATCGGATGATTTTAAACATCTAGTTGTAACTGAGCTTTTACACAAATAGGTGCCCATAAAGCATCTCCTTCCTCTATTCTTATTCTCAAAATACAGCAAGTTTTCAAGCAGATTTCTTACTTCCTAACCATGCACATAACAATGGCAACACGAGGGTAGCGGCGGCAAGGGCGTCATCCCTTACATGTTTACCCGTGGAGGGGAGAGCTAGAGTTTTCACAAGTGCGAGAGTTTGAATGCTGCCTCTAACCGGTGGAAGCCTCTAAAGAGGAAAGAACGGTGATAACCAGTACGATATTTTGCGCATATAATGGGTACGTATGGGCAAAAACTAATCGATTCATTTTTTAAGGAGACAATGTACCACGCAATGAACATCCAAAGTGTGCAGGACGAGATGGATATAATAGATTGTCGTCACTGTCTATTTTTGCTTCTATTATTATTCCTTAGACTAAACTTGGCTCCTGGTAAATGAGGAGCTTTTGACGTTGTaagatttttttccttcttagTGAAAACGTCATCGGTGCTCTTGCCATATTTTTATCAAAAGCTATTGGAAGTCTCAgggcttgtttgtttttttattttgattgtgACTTCTAGCTTCTAAAAACAGAATCGAAAACAAATATGTCGATTTTATAATACAAAATTCACAATCTGAGATCAGATTATACCACAATCCATAATCCAGAAAAATATTGTTTCTATCATATTATAGCACATATTTACCCACTATTACCGTTACAAATATAACGTTTCGCACTCCTCGCACCAACCCATTTCCCAtccccctccctccctttctCCCACCACGCGCGCACCATGCCATGCCACCGCCAGAGTCCGGCGATCCTGACCTTACGGAGTGCCTCCGCTTTCTCAAGGAGGTGTCAGCCGCCGCCGCATCATCCCCGGCCCTCCGCCACCACTGGCCATCCATCACCACATCGCTATCCTCGCTGTCTGCGTCGCTCTCCACCGCTAGTGACGCGCCTCATCTCGGGAATTTCCACACCGTCtcgctcctctcctcctccgcctcgctCTCCCAACTCGCCACCGACACATGCCTCCTCTCTGCGCCCGCCCCCTCTAGCGGTGGGGTGAGGCAGCATGGACGGATCCGCCGCAACGGATCTGGAGGCCGCAGAGAGGGTGGTGATGCGATAGGACTCCACGACGTCAGGGTCCTCGGTGCCTCTGGGCAGGGGCGGGGGAGGAGCAAATGTTGTTTGACGATGGTGGTGACCAGGCGGAGGTAGAGCGGTTCCTCTGGGCGGTGGACGACCTCAGGCACCGCCATCGCCGACGGTtagaattataataaaaaataaacaaacccTAATCTCTAAGGCTTTTTTTAAGCTTGAACCGCCAACTGCGAGGGGCTACAGACAAGCCATTAAAATAAAAAGCGGAGAATTCCTCATACGGCATTGCAGTTTTGAAAATAAGTGACTGACACGTGGGTCCACAGATACATGCATGCCAGTGACACAATATCGGATtgcaaaaattaattttcctataaTATATGGTGACTGAACCCTGGTGGCAGTGGTATGATGTAACCATTGCAATCCTCCAACCTTTGCAAATTTACagagatactccactatatagAGGACACTTAAAACTGATTTGCAGTAACATTAATTCATGTTACACGTACAAGCAACCGCATACATAAAGAGCAGCTTCAACTGAATCGTGAATTAGCCAGGCAGCTCGATCGCCAACGACATGTGAATGACTCACATAATTGTGTTGTACCTGGTGCCGTCGATGGTGACGGCTGCGAGCACGACGGCGATGCCGAGGAGGAGCACGACGACGGCTGTGAAGTTGACTAGGAGTGCCTCGGCGCCGTACTTGGGCAGCCGCAGGGGTGGGCCCTGCAAGAAGGTGAGCTTCTCGAGGAAGCCCAGCTGCGCGGTGCCGACGGCGAGCACGAAGACGAGCAGGCCGAGGACGGCGTGCCAGGGCAGCATGGCGCGCCTGGTGGCCGGGGAGGCGCCGGGGAAGAAGAAGGCGAGGAATCCGGCGAGCCACTGGAGCGCGTAGAGGGAGATGGTGGCGATGCCGAGCCAGGAGTGGAGTGAGTAGAGGTTGGGGATGCCGCTCTCCACGTGGAACTTGAAGACGGCGTAGACGCCGAGGAGCCCCGCGGCAAGGCCCGCGGCGTGCAGCGCCAGGTGCGCCTTCTTCCGGGCGTCGCGGCTCACCGGAAGAGAACGGTAGCTCAGGATCGCTGCACGCGAACGATTAATCATGgaacaattaattaattaaacgCATCGAAATTATATTACTCCAATAATGATGGAATGAATCTTTTTGTACGGATGTAGCGAGTCAtaacaaaataataaataaatggaTCTGTACGTGCAGGACGACGACGCAGGTAGAGGTATGTACCGTACGTACCTTCTCCGGCGAGGACGATGAGGCCGACGACCATGAGCACGGGGTGCACGTTGAAGATGAGGGGCTTGTCGTGGGAGCGGAGGGCGAGGCCGCCGCGGAAGTGGACGCACCAGAGCAGCACGAGCACGGTGGCGGCGACGGCCAGGACGTGCACCACCAGCGTGCGCGCGTCGACCGCCGCCTTGGACGCGGACGCCCCCTTCATGTCCATCCTGTGGGCTGGCGTGAGAAGAGAAGTGAAGAGAGCAGGGCAGGGGCAGAATCAGAGCACAACAACTGCAGCCGAGAGCAGCTGCTGCTTAACTGCAGGCAGTTACATGTATATGGACGTGGTTGCTCTTCCCGCCGCAATTACCGGTGGCCAGCGACCAGCCACAAACCAACCCagctcttcttttcttttctttttttctctgtctatctctctctctctctctcttcctctccttctgGGAAAAGGAAACTGAAGCTGTTGAAAGCTGCAAGGAAAGGAAAATGAAATTCATGCAAGCGCCCGCCCTGCTGTACAAGGCACTCGATAGCAACCACACTGACAGATACATCGTATTCGTATCGCTACATGGTCGATTTATATTTATTTGGACCGTTAGATCATTCAGTATACAACAACAGATCAACGTTACCAACCTAGCTAAAATTCAGATCAATTGATACCAACGAAATCCAAACCAACTTGGAGGGATGATACGCCGATGTTTTGTTTTTTCCAAGAATGATACTCCTATACTATATGGATGCATGTTGCTGGGCTAGTCTGGTCCTTCTCAATTCCAAAAAAGGCTTCTACACCGGCGAGCTTCAATTTTAGTTGGACAAAACTCATGAGTCACCTTACCTGCCTTTTCAGTTTACTCTCAATAATCCATCTTCGATCATTTACACCATCATAAGTGAATATGATGTCCATGAAACCCCATAAATCATCGCACCACTCGTTTTCCACTATTTCTTATGATTTCTCAAGAGATGCACTTTAAACAAACACGTAAGACATGACCAACAATTGCATTAGCTAGACTCTCGATTTTGTTTCGTTATTTGAATGGCTCTGTAGATCCAACGGAATAGACTTGATGTCATCGTTGAGCTTCGGAGTTATCTTAGGCCTGGAGTGCTTGAATTGCATATGCAAAAAATTAACATCATGCAAATGAAAATGTTCAACTAGCTCAAGGCTTTTCTTATCGCACTTCAGAGCCATGATGACTCCTTTTGGCCCTGGCAACTTCATGCATTAGTACACGTAATGAGCATTGGTCATGAACTTTACCAGAGTCGGCTATTCAAGAATAGCATTATATGCTATCTTGAAATCCATCATATCATATGTAATTATTTCTGTTAAAAAATTCTCAGACATCCCGAAAATGATCGAGAGCGAGGCTTGTCGGATAGGTGGGGCCGAAGAACCCAGGACTATGCCGTGGAAGGCATGTTTCATAGTCTCAATATTTGTTCTAGTCACCTACATAGTATCCAAAGTATCAAGGAACAAGATATTCAAAAAAAATCCACCAACGACCAGAACTCAGTTTACCTTGCAATTATTGGGCTCAACCACAATCGGATAATGATTGGGGTGACTAATCAAATCGGGACAGTCATTCTTTTCGAACATAATCAGAATTTTTTACCACTTGAGGACCTTTAGCACATAAGGAGTTGCAGCACAGATCTCCCATTCTATGCACTTGTATTGTCGCTTCGACTCGTAGGTGGTAAATCCCCTAAACATATGGCTGATGATATGCTCAATGCTTTGGAATGGCATATCACCATCTtcattatcttcttcgcgttgtTGGGGTTTATAGTTAGAAGGCCTACTCGAGGATTTCGTTCCCAAGTTCTTTTTCACATGTTTAAGCATAACACAACAAGTAGCCAAGTCATGTATACCTGATTTATGAATATAACACCACCTTCTATTTGTGCCATCCTCCGATGAGGGTTTCTTACCCTTGCCGAGAAAACAACGAGGCCAAAATTCCTTGTCGTGGGTTACAGACATAACGTTTGGCACCTCaaccttcttctttttcttgaccttatcatccttcttcttttccttgtgcTTTTCGGTCGACTTGGAGGTCTCACCCTCCAGCTAGGCTGAGGCAACTAATTTCACCACTCATGTCAGAGAGTCATCAGCAGTAGGTTAACAAAGATACAAAAGCTGTTGTTGTAATCAATGGGGATCATCCTCGATAGCAACGTGAGAAGGAGAAGTACACTGCATAGCAAGGGACCCAAACACTAGGCCAAGGTGGATAGCAACCATAACAAAGCCACACCACGAATAGTACAGCAACACAACAGACACTAGCGACCATAGCCAACGGCCATAGCCGACCATAGAACCACCAACACAACATCAGAGGTCGGACATCACTATGACGAGGAACCAGAGTTGGATAGGTGAACCAGGATGGTGGCACTAAAGGAATTAGCACCCAGCATGATCAGGACCACCACACCAAAGAACCACCATAACATCGACAACCACATCAAAACTGGTCACTAAACATGATATGGCATGATCACCAAAGTACCGCACCAAATCCACCGCCGCTGCTAGGGTTCCGGCTCACGGCTGGGCATGAAGCGCAGAGGTTTACACCTACAAGCACCGTGAGGAGACAGAGGGGAACAACATGGGCATCGGGACTACCAGAGTCGAGCGAGAGAGAGGTGGAGTTGGGATGAAGGAGCGTCGGGTCAAGGTGCAGTTGggagaagggaggagaagagggcCGCCATCTGAGCCACCCACCCATGCACACACTTCGGCTAGGGTGAGCAAGCGGTTGCGTTGTCACCACCATCCCCTGCCCGCGCCCACCCTAGTCAGAAGAGAGGGGATTGACACATGTCAAGTATAGATAGTATAATAGACAACCCCTCTAATGAATTATCTATAGCATGCTTTCCAAATTTAATATTAACCCACATTTGGGTGTTAAAGTCTACATGCGTCTTGGAGTGTGCTACATACTGACTACACTAATTAGTAGTTAGCTTATCTctattttccctttttctctccTCCACATAGATAAAAATCTGACATGTATACTCTTATAACTAGCATACATGTATTGTTGGAGATGTTCAGTATTACTCATGTCAGTCAGTCGATGTGGACGATGTACGTGAACTAGTCTGTTGCTAAATAACTACTTAACTTAGCTGCTGGGTTGGCAGGTCTTGTTGCGCATGCATGCTAGCCCATCATcgtaaataatttatttatttattggaGGAAGAGGAATTCATACTCATTTATCTATCTTATATATACGTGTTCTAGTAATTCTTATTCGCTGCTTTGGTCAATGAAACTGCAAAAAATATACTCCACTCCTAAATTAAAGAATAGCCATTTGCTTCTCCCTGTGTACTCCTGTAGCTAGTGGATTCATTACAACAGAAAATGCCATCAATGTCAGTTCATATCTGGCATCGCTGTTAGTTTTTGAACTGACAGTCCACAAGTGACATCGATAATCGTCGATACATACAACTATCTCTGTCGGTTTATAACATGGAACGGTAGTGATTGCctcattatcactgccgattcgggTCAAGAACCGACAGTGGCAGTGATAAGGTGACTATCACTGtatgttcatattttttaatcgAAAGTGATAATTGTGCACCCCCTATGTATAATTTGCAAGCATATACCTATTCGCATACAACAAATCATAGATATACAGACCACACGTATATTCATAGATATTCACATGCATATCATCATTCGCATATATCACATATTCTTTACATATGATTCACATATAGTTCATAATTCATTCATACATCAAAGATTTGCGACAAGTTTTACAATATGAAGGTAAAAAGAGAGAGGATACGATTCATGTTTTCTTCTTACTCTTAATAGATGGAGATGTACTAGAAAAGTCATGAATCTCGAACATAGGAGACATCCAACGGTTAATTTGGGTCCACAACTTGAAATTATGGTTGTCCGGTTCATGAAGCTCACCATTCGGATTGATGACCTCCTTAAGAAGCCACTCGGTGAGGTATCCTTGAATGGCTACGAGTTCATGGAGTAGCAATCGACTGATTTTCAATCTCATTTGCTGGCATTAACGAATTGGAGATATTAGTCcgtgaacacgtatagaaattgaaaagtagacattaatatttaattacAAATCTATACATTATTCTCTGGGACACTAGAATTGATGATCATTCACATGTACGTGCATACATAGAAGTCACATAAATTGCTACCTGGATCCTGCTTGTGACACTGAAAAATTAAATGAATCTTCAATGTCATGGAACGAGGTGTTACTAAGAATTGCGAGATATGAATACTTTGTATGTACTAGGAACTCCTTTTGGACTCTGAATTCAATCTAGTATGTTGCAGTCATGATGTCATCGACAGGATAATGGCCCCAGTCTTCTTTGAAAAGTCCCGTGGATGTGCAGTTACTCTGACAATCAGAGAGGCTAGTGAGTAGAGTATTGTCGGGGGTTGCACTTGGCTCATGGATACTTGTAGCTTTTTATGTACTTCTTACATGAGGGAGTCCACTTCTTGTTGTATAAGGGCATCCACACTTGTTTCATCATTCCATCTTGTTCCTCTTTCCTTGTCTTTTGACTCTTACAAGTGTTGGCATgctctaggattgcatgttttCATGGAGTACTAACACCAATGTCTTGCGTGTGACCTAGCTGCTCCTTGTTTTTCAGGGCCATAGTTAGTTCGTACTTCTCCCTATCTGGCTTCagagagccttgggaagactgtACATTCACATTTGCGATCTTTTGGGTCATTCTTCGTCTCGAATGCTTTTCGCTGCCAGCCTAATTTGTCATGTCATATGTAATCTAAGAGATAACTTGAAAATTGTTAGATGTAGATTAAATACTAAATCAACCTAAATTTTCAACTATCCATCTATTCATCATCTATTTATCATCATTCATTCATTATTGTCCTAATTGAGTCATCTTCTTCTATGTAAGATGGCATTTCTCAGATTTTTCTAACTATAGTTTGTAATTAAATTTCTAATAAGAAATCATAAACCCTAATTACCAATATTTAACTAAAGATGATGAAACCAAGCATAGCTAGGATTTCAATTTTCACTGTTCTTTTGGCCAGTAACAAGCTTCGAGCACTATAGTGATGGTACTACACCTAACTTTTTAGACTCTTTAATTCCTGGGGTATACTACTCTAATCAATGAAAAATGAAAGTGTTAGTTATGAGCTGAGTTAATTAGTCAGGCTTGAGGTAACCAAGTAGATGCATTTAATTCTTCTAGTATGATTGATTAGCTAGGTAGTGCAGTTCTTTCTTCATCCCTCTTAATTCCATGTAGGGGGCATTAAGCATCAATCACCGAACACATTACCGGTAGTACAAGCACTGAGCTCATATCTAGCGTATAAGAGCTAGCTATGCTGACACATGAATTTCTAACTAGAAATCATAAACCTTAATTACCACTATTAAACTGACGAAACTAAGCATTTCAATTATCCAAATCTAAAGACAATTTCACATTGAACTCAATAAATTTTGGTTCTTCTTCGTTGATACAAATTTAGTTCTCCAAAATAATTAAGCATCACATTTGACACAAATGGAAATTGAAATAATCCTAACATTTCAAATTATACAAATTACTACAATGGTCAGTTTCAGATGATATAATGAACATTATTTTCCTCATGTAAAGCACATTCTAATTGAAATTGCACCTCAACATTGAAGCTCTCCCAACCATTCACCTCCAAATTAAACCTATTCCAGCAATACACCTCCAAATTCTAACATTTCTAGCTCTAATTTCAAACTAATCCTAACAtttcaaactaattttaaacTAATCCTAACATCGTCGGCAAGGGCAAACTGTTGGCATCCATCCATGCATCAGAGAAAGGGGAGAAGGGGCAGGGGCACACCATCGGTGGTCGGGGCATCGGTGGTTGGTAGTTGAGGGTAGATGTGGTGGCGGCATGAAGGGGCCATGGCAGTGTCGGTGGTGATGGTGTGGAGGAGACAAAGCAGCCCTCGGTGGTGATGGCATGGAGGAAGAAGGGGTCGGGGTAGAGGCAATGGGTGGAGGAAGCCGTGACGATTGTGGAGGGGCTGGGTCATAGGTGGCGTGGGTTGACGACATGGTGGGGACGGTGGCACCGATGTAGGTCAAGAAGGAATGTTGGTGGTGCAGGATGATGAGGGGGTGGCGGTGCGGATCGACGAGGCCATGGTGGAGCGAGTGGAGGTGGTCGACATTGGGATGGAGGAGGCTAGGAGCATGACGGCGGCGTGGATGATGTCGCGGCATTAGTGGCGTGTCTACTTTGTTAGGGTTAGACTTTGGTGCTGCAGCATCTAAGTGTGGAAGAAGAGGGTGGAACCGCCGTTTATATGTTAATaacatatcactgccggttgataACTATAACTGGTCGTGATAATCTGAGTATCACTGCCAATTGAAATTAAGAATCGACAATAATAATATTATCACCGATGGTTCTATTTCTCAACCGGCAGAGTAATGcttttatcactgtcggttctttgTTTTAACAAGCAttggaaatatttttgtttttttactatTTATCTTGCAATTAATTCTAAAACTTATTTCAAGTACAATACTTACATTAATAATTCGCATAAAAATGCATATTCCTGCATATACTTAATTAATACATATCCTAAACCCTACTtaatttatattataaattGTGTTAATACAaatgaaaattaaaattaaGAACATTTTACAGTTGAGTGAAGCAAATGAAATGTTTTCATAAAACTTCTCGTAGAACCGAGAACGAAGATTTCATACTGTACATACCTGATCATGAATTAGCAACTACATCCAATCTCCGAAAAGTCTCGATTTGCACATTCAATTCATAGCATCCCTTTTCAATCCATATCAAGGATAGTTATGgtgatttctaaaaaaaaagtcaaagatCCAGCCATAGAAAATTCTAACCTTTCCCTTTAGCTGCGAAACGAAATATATAGACACACATGTGAAATTGCAATATTAATATTTGTTAGCGACGTGATCTGTAATAGTCAAGCTAACCTATGAATAGTCCTGTGGTGCGCGTCCCCCGTCGtccatacacacacacacacgtttGTGCGCGTGCCCCGTCCATCCTGCTGCTGCTAGCGACCGAGCGATCCTCTTGCAACTGTTCCATCGATCGATGAAGAGCTTCCTATTCCcggagcggcagcggcggcagcagcacgACGAGGAGGGGGCAGCGTTGGTGCCGCCGCCTGCCCTGAGGGAGATCGAGTGCAAGGGCGACGACGGAGCGGATCATCATGATCCGGCGCCGGCGGTCCAGCTGGAGCGTCAGTACTGCTCTGATGGGACGACGACGGAACAGCGGCAGGCAAAGCCGGCGTGGTGGAGAGGGCAGCTGGTGCCGACGAGGGGCGTGGGGCTGGTCATCGGCGGTCTCGTCGTCCTGGCCTTGCTCCTCGGCGCCACCGTCAGCTGGTGGCCGATCCACCTCGACTACTCATCGGTATGTAACACCAGCTAGCAATCACGTACTACTATGCAGTAGTattacaaagaagaagaagaagaactgaGAAAATTAAAATCGAACTCAATTCATGAagcatacatatatttactaatCCATCATGGTATTGTTTTCTGGTTTCCGGCCGGTTCTAGAAAGTCAGTGCGATCGATAGAAAATTGTCAAGCATGGCAAATGAAAGGCAGCCAGCTAGGCATGCAGCTAGCGTTGCCGTTCATGACGAGCTTTATTTTTCCAACGTTGACTTGGAAACAAATAGTACCAGTAGAATATATAGAAACTATTCTATTCTACGGATCTATCTGTCTGTGTATCTATATCAAAATCGACATACTTTGAAAGAGGATAGGTATATATAAATACGGTCACTGCTAAATAATACTAGCTCGATATATATGATCTATCTATCGCCTATCGGTAGTGAACAAGTAGAGACGTCAATTTCACTGACCGAACAATTCGAAGTGGCTACGtggctagagagagagagagagagaaacaattCGAAGTGGCTACGtggctagagagagagagagagagagagagagagagagagagagagagagagagagagagagagcattgTATTCACGAGGAAAGTGTCCCACGGGATACGCGC
Protein-coding regions in this window:
- the LOC133894850 gene encoding probable ascorbate-specific transmembrane electron transporter 1 isoform X2; the protein is MDMKGASASKAAVDARTLVVHVLAVAATVLVLLWCVHFRGGLALRSHDKPLIFNVHPVLMVVGLIVLAGEAILSYRSLPVSRDARKKAHLALHAAGLAAGLLGVYAVFKFHVESGIPNLYSLHSWLGIATISLYALQWLAGFLAFFFPGASPATRRAMLPWHAVLGLLVFVLAVGTAQLGFLEKLTFLQGPPLRLPKYGAEALLVNFTAVVVLLLGIAVVLAAVTIDGTRQ
- the LOC133894850 gene encoding probable ascorbate-specific transmembrane electron transporter 1 isoform X1, translating into MDMKGASASKAAVDARTLVVHVLAVAATVLVLLWCVHFRGGLALRSHDKPLIFNVHPVLMVVGLIVLAGEAILSYRSLPVSRDARKKAHLALHAAGLAAGLLGVYAVFKFHVESGIPNLYSLHSWLGIATISLYALQWLAGFLAFFFPGASPATRRAMLPWHAVLGLLVFVLAVGTAQLGFLEKLTFLQGPPLRLPKYGAEALLVNFTAVVVLLLGIAVVLAAVTIDGTRYNTIM